Proteins from a genomic interval of Rosa chinensis cultivar Old Blush chromosome 2, RchiOBHm-V2, whole genome shotgun sequence:
- the LOC112188023 gene encoding uncharacterized protein LOC112188023, producing MSTGEDEMAKKLAREERRRRIAERGSDRMALITGQIQSLPPSPPLSPVLPQQPGPPINVGTRIKDDNREGSTLQTQEASNKVPTQTNIETKQSEGVDGSTKTQLPADTTIVSKSPTNTDQPQSQRRVLNFFSSKRLNLCIVESENMRIVCSLIIALLVVLSYVDYALFGMNIVNSESVVASRPLYIILLTDVTVVMARLVYFREADEEERMVSSSQDNEGHSWAGAVKLLERGLVVYQAIRGIFIDFSVYAVVVICGLSFFIT from the exons ATGTCGACCGGTGAAGATGAGATGGCAAAGAAATTGgcgagagaagaaagaagaagaagaattgcagaAAGAGGATCGGATCGCATGGCCCTTATCACGGGTCAGATCCAATCTCTCCCTCCCTCACCACCCCTTTCACCTGTATTACCACAACAACCCGGACCTCCAATCAATG TTGGTACTCGGATCAAGGATGATAACCGTGAAGGTTCGACATTGCAGACACAAGAAGCTAGCAATAAAGTTCCAACACAAACCAACATTGAAACTAAGCAATCCGAAGGTGTGGATGGAAGCACCAAAACACAACTACCAGCGGACACAACAATAGTTTCGAAGTCACCAACCAATACGGATCAACCTCAGAGCCAGCGTAGGGTCCTCAATTTTTTCAGTTCGAAAAGATTAAACTTGTGCATAGTAGAATCAGAAAACATGAGAATTGTGTGTTCTCTCATAATAGCTTTGTTGGTAGTCTTGTCTTACGTTGATTACGCATTGTTTGGAATGAACATAGTGAACTCGGAGAGTGTCGTGGCCTCGAGGCCTCTATACATTATTTTGCTGACTGATGTAACAGTTGTGATGGCGCGATTAGTGTACTTCAGGGAGGCAGACGAAGAAGAAAGAATGGTGAGTAGTAGTCAAGATAATGAGGGACACAGTTGGGCTGGAGCAGTTAAGCTTTTGGAGAGGGGTTTGGTGGTCTATCAAGCCATTCGTGGGATTTTCATAGATTTTAGTGTTTATGCTGTGGTTGTTATTTGTGGCCTCTCTTTTTTTATAACCTAA